The sequence CATCTACTCACCGGATGAGGACATCTCCCACGTCAGCACCGACAGTTGATCCGTCGCCTCACCCTGCCGGTTGGAAACTCAGCAGCATGCGGACAGATGAAACAGCGGAAAAACCAGGGGTATTTAGCTCTTCCTTATAATGCGTATCTTAGTGGTTTCACACTTGAGCAAGGTTCCTGTAGAAGCCGTTGAAAGCATTAACACAGAGTTACGCAAAGGCGGCCCGCTGGTAGGCCGCTCGTCCCGCAGGGTTACGCAGAGTAAGGGAAACTCAGGCGTATGCCGTAAAGGTCCTTAAGAGCATCGACCACGGAGGCATCACGCCTCTGGCGTGACAGGCTTCGGATGCGGAGGAAGGCTGAAAGCAGGGTTTTTGGCCGACTGGCGCCAGGCTGCTGAAAGGCGGTCTCACACAGACACAGAGAAGATCTGTATCCTGGGTCCCGGGGACATGGTGGTCGTACCCCCCGACGAGCCGCACACCGTGCAGCCGTTGACCCCCCGTTTGCGGCTGGTCGATTCCTTTACACCGCTGCGCACAGAGTTTCTGTAACGTCCCGACGAGGTGCGGCGTTCCGGAGCGGGGAACTAGCGGGCCTCCCCCATGAGCCGGGAAATGTCCCCGGTGGCGGCCAGGAGTTTTTCGATCATCCCGGGCAGGTTCTCTTCCGAGAACCGCTGCACCGGGCCCACGAGGGAAAGCACGGCGGGAACCTTCTTCTCGAAATCGAAGACCGGGGCGGCGATGGCCGCCACACCCGGTTCCCTTTCCTCGCGGCTGAGGCTGTAGCCGCGTTCCAGTATGGCGCGGCACTCACCCTTGAGCCATGCAGCGTCGGTGATGGTTGCCGGTGTGATGGCCTCGAGCTTGCTGCCCAGGACCCTGTTGCGAAAGTCGGCGGGGGCGTGGGCCAGGAGGACCCGGCCGGTGGCCGTAGCGTAAAGTTCCATGAAGTCGCCTTCATTGATCGCGAAAAAGAGCCTGGAAGGTCCATACTCCCTTGCCAGGCAGATGGAGCGTTCACCTTCGAGAGCAAAAAGCGCCGCCGATTCTCCGGAGGCAGCGGCAAGCTCCTCCATGATGGGACGGGAGATGGAGACCAGGGTGTTGGTCCTCTCGTAGACCTTGCCCAGGACAAGAAGCTTCGGTCCGAGCCTGTAGCTGGAGAAGGATGTGCGAACGAGGTAACCGCAGTCCAGCAGGGTCGTACAAAGTCGATGAACCCTGCTTTTGTAAAGCCCGGTTTTTTCACAGAGCTGCTTTAAAGTCTGCTCCGGTTCTCCGGTCGTGAAGCACTCGAGGATCTCAAGAGCTCTCACCACCGTGTCGACCTTGGGAACTGCAGGGCGGGTATCCCCGACCAGGTCACTATTTCTCACCTTTTCCATCGTACCCCCTTGCAGCGCCCATCAGGGAAATAAGGCATCATGCAGGCTGATTTTCGGAGCGGCCTCAAAGTTTAATCGTTCTTCCTGTTAGGATTATCCTATTATATGAAATTCATGGTCATTTGGCATCACTTACGCATTGACATAGGATAATCTTTGCTTCATATTATATAGATTCTGACTGGCAGAACGATAGACCTATTATTGAACATAGCTGAGTGCCGTGAATTATGGGAGGCTTCCATACTGCGGCGGTGCTATTATTACCGATTATCGGAGCGAGTGCCTTATCCTTTAAACTCGCGTTCAGGAATACTTTATTCAGATCTCAGGGGGTGTTATGAAAAAAATACTCGTTTTGAACGGAATAAACCTCAACATGTTCGGCAAAAGGGATCCAACCCAGTACGGAACGATCACCCTTGCCCAGATAGACGAAGACCTGAAGGCCCTGGGCAGGGAGCTGGGCTTTGAAGTGGAGTGCTTCCAGACCAACTGCGAGGGGGAGATGGCTTCCAGGATTAACGAGGCTCATGGCGACGGGACCGTCGCGGTGCTGATCAACGCCGGAGCCTGGACGCATTACAGCTACGGCATAGCCGACGCCCTGGGCATCCTTGAGGTGCCGGTCATTGAGGTGCATATGTCCCACGTTCACAGCAGGGAGAAGTTCCGGCATCATTCCGTGTTTTCGCCGGTGGTCAAAGGGTCGATCAGTGGTTTGGGAGTTGACAGCTACAGACTGGCCCTGAGGGCTGCGGTCAACCTGGTTAAGTAGCCGGCAGTGTCAGGGGGGCAGCCTGGTGAGCTTTTCTGATCACACCCACGGTAGGCACGGGAGATTCTGATACTGGACCAATTTCGGGGCAAGGAGGCAGCATTGGAGATCAAAGTCATCAACACATTCAAGGATGCCGAGCAGATATGGCTGGGTCTCGAAAAGGAAGGTTTGCGAAGGAAAGTTTTTCGCGCGGTCGATCACGCCCAGCTGGGGGCGGAGCAGATCGTGGCCGGGATCACCATCTTCGAACCGGGCGAGCGCTGCGCGGCCCACTCCCATCCAGGTTCCGAGGAGATCAACTTCGTGGTCAAGGGGGGAGGTATCGCCTACGATCTGGACAATAATAAGGAAACCAGGTTCAAGCAGTACGATTACATGTGGATCCCGGATGGAGTCGAGCACGTCCATTACAACGATTCGGAAGAACCTCTCTGGCTCTTGTGGGCTTACGCTCCTCCGGGAC comes from bacterium and encodes:
- a CDS encoding IclR family transcriptional regulator, whose product is MEKVRNSDLVGDTRPAVPKVDTVVRALEILECFTTGEPEQTLKQLCEKTGLYKSRVHRLCTTLLDCGYLVRTSFSSYRLGPKLLVLGKVYERTNTLVSISRPIMEELAAASGESAALFALEGERSICLAREYGPSRLFFAINEGDFMELYATATGRVLLAHAPADFRNRVLGSKLEAITPATITDAAWLKGECRAILERGYSLSREEREPGVAAIAAPVFDFEKKVPAVLSLVGPVQRFSEENLPGMIEKLLAATGDISRLMGEAR
- the aroQ gene encoding type II 3-dehydroquinate dehydratase → MKKILVLNGINLNMFGKRDPTQYGTITLAQIDEDLKALGRELGFEVECFQTNCEGEMASRINEAHGDGTVAVLINAGAWTHYSYGIADALGILEVPVIEVHMSHVHSREKFRHHSVFSPVVKGSISGLGVDSYRLALRAAVNLVK
- a CDS encoding cupin domain-containing protein, with amino-acid sequence MEIKVINTFKDAEQIWLGLEKEGLRRKVFRAVDHAQLGAEQIVAGITIFEPGERCAAHSHPGSEEINFVVKGGGIAYDLDNNKETRFKQYDYMWIPDGVEHVHYNDSEEPLWLLWAYAPPGQLPMK